A genomic segment from Juglans regia cultivar Chandler chromosome 14, Walnut 2.0, whole genome shotgun sequence encodes:
- the LOC108988271 gene encoding GTPase LSG1-2, giving the protein MVKKEKIRLGRALVKQHNQMMQQSKEKGHIYRNQQKKILESVTEVTDIDAIIEQAEEADRLFSLDHPIPNLLINLDSSTSTSNMTPEERREQQKREEMLHASSLQVPRRPPWNAGMSVEELDVNERQAFLVWRRNLARLEENDKLVLTPFEKNLDIWRQLWRVVERSDLLVMVVDARDPLFYRCLDLEAYAQEIDEHKRTLLLVNKADLLPFSVRQKWAEYFRLNEILSVFWSAKAASATLEGKDFSDPQKTQDTQQKMDNPDTKIYGRDELLARLQREAEEIAKMRRKPHSNSTGSSNIQSESPRRDVAGSSASKSVIVGFVGYPNVGKSSTINALVGQKRTGVTSTPGKTKHFQTLIISDELTLCDCPGLVFPSFSSSRYEMIASGVLPIDRMTEHRESVQIVANRVPRHVIEDVYKIKLPKPKPYEPQSRHPLASELLRAYCASRGYVASSGLPDETRAARQILKDYIDGKLPHYEMPPGISNEEGELEDTVEPHLSQNDDSDSSDIENPLEVQGEDAPSLEHVLDDLNSFDIANGLSSKKLTVKKPKASHKQHKKPQRKKDRSWRVENDDGDGMPVVRVFQKPVNAGPVKAEDGD; this is encoded by the exons ATGGtaaaaaaggagaaaatcaGGTTGGGCAGGGCTTTGGTGAAGCAGCACAACCAGATGATGCAGCAGTCAAAGGAGAAGGGCCACATCTACAGGAACCAGCAAAAGAAGATTCTTGAATCGGTCACCGAGGTCACAGACATCGACGCCATCATTGAGCAGGCCGAGGAGGCCGACCGTCTCTTCTCCCTTGACCACCCCATCCCCAACCTCCTTATCAATCT GGATTCAAGCACTAGCACTAGCAACATGACACCAGAGGAAAGGAGAGAGCAACAGAAGAGAGAGGAGATGCTGCATGCCAGTAGTCTCCAAGTGCCACGCAG GCCACCATGGAATGCTGGAATGTCTGTAGAAGAACTTGATGTAAATGAAAGACAAGCTTTCTTAGTATGGCGCCGAAACCTCGCAAG ACTTGAGGAGAACGATAAGCTTGTTCTTACCCCTTTTGAGAAGAACCTGGATATCTGGAGACAGCTCTGGCGAGTTGTTGAACGTAGCGATCTG cttgTAATGGTTGTTGATGCCCGAGACCCACTGTTCTACCGCTGCCTTGATCTTGAG GCATATGCACAAGAGATTGATGAGCACAAACGGACATTGCTTCTTGTTAACAAGGCAGATCTTTTACCATTTTCTGTCAG GCAGAAATGGGCAGAATATTTTCGCCTTAATGAGATTCTCTCTGTGTTCTGGTCAGCTAAAGCTGCTTCTGCTACACTTGAAGGGAAAGATTTTAGTGACCCTCAGAAGACGCAAGATACCCAGCAGAAGATGGATAACCCTGATACAAAAATATATGGAAGGGATGAGCTTTTGGCCCGCTTACAGCGGGAGGCAGAAGAGATCGCCAAGATGAGGAGGAAACCACACTCCAATAGTACAGGTTCATCTAATATTCAGTCTGAGTCTCCTCGTAGAGATGTTGCTGGAAGTTCTGCTTCGAAGAGTGTAATTGTGGGATTTGTTGGCTATCCTAATGTGGGGAAGAGCTCAACAATTAATGCTCTGGTGGGCCAGAAGCGCACAGGTGTCACTTCTACTCCAGGGAAGactaaacattttcaaactctcaTTATTTCTGATGAGCTGACCCTATGTGACTGCCCCGGATTAGTATTTCCATCCTTCTCAAGCTCAAGATATGAGATGATTGCATCTGGAGTATTGCCTATTGATCGGATGACTGAGCACAGGGAGTCTGTACAGATAGTGGCCAATCGAGTTCCTAGACATGTCATTGAGGATGTCTACAAGATTAAGCTGCCAAAACCAAAGCCATATGAGCCACAGTCCCGGCACCCTCTGGCATCTGAACTGTTGAGAGCTTATTGTGCCTCTCGTGGGTATGTTGCTTCTAGTGGACTGCCTGATGAAACTAGAGCTGCCCGCCAGATTTTGAAGGATTACATTGACGGGAAGTTGCCCCACTATGAAATGCCCCCTGGAATATCCAATGAGGAAGGTGAATTGGAAGATACAGTAGAACCACACTTGTCACAAAATGATGATTCAGATTCATCTGATATTGAAAACCCTCTAGAAGTTCAAGGTGAAGATGCACCTAGTTTGGAGCATGTGCTGGATGATCTCAATTCGTTCGATATAGCTAATGGTCTTTCTTCTAAAAAGCTCACGGTTAAGAAGCCCAAGGCATCTCATAAACAACACAAGAAACCCCAGAGGAAAAAGGATCGATCGTGGAGGGTTGAAAATGATGATGGTGATGGAATGCCAGTAGTAAGAGTCTTTCAGAAGCCAGTGAATGCAGGTCCTGTAAAGGCTGAGGATGGTGATTGA